The following is a genomic window from Haloarcula sp. DT43.
CATCCAGCCCCGCCGGACGGTCTCGAACCGCCCGCTCGGGAGCGTCATCAACACGGTGCCGCCCGGCCGGAGCACGCGGGCGAACTCCCGGTATACGGCCGGGTGCTGGTCCCGTGGGACGTGGAAGACGGCGTGGTAGGCCGTGACCGCGTCGACGCTGTCGGTCGCGAGTGGCAGTGCCGTCATGTCCCCCTGCACGAGCCGGCTCTCGGGCACCGTCTCGGCGGCGAGGGCGAGCCCGACGCGCGAGAAGTCGAGGCCGACGCTGCCCGGCGGGAGGTTCGCCAGAGTCCGCGCGCCGTCGCCACAGCCCACGTCGAGGACTGTCGGCGCGTCGGGAAGCCGTTCGAGCAGATCGTCGAGCAGGGCGGCGTCCGACCCGGAAGGGTCACGCCGCTCGGCGTAGGCCTCGGAGACGCTGTCCCACGCCCGACGCACCTCGTTGCGGTCCATACCTCTTGTGAGTGCGCCACACAGTTATGCGTTCAGCCACCCCGACCTAGTCCGATGACTCGCCGAGCGCGGCCATCGCCGCCGCGAGCGTGAACTGCCCCTCGTAGAGGGCGCTGCCGACGACGACGGCGGCGGCCCCGGCCGACCGGAGCGCCAGCACGTCGTCGACGGTCGCCACGCCGCCGCTGGCGACGACCGGGACGTCGACGGCTTCGACCAGCCGGCGGACCGGGTTGGTGCGAACCCCCTCCAGCTGTCCCTCCACGTCCACGTCGGTAAAGAGGATGCCGCCGGCCCCGAGGTCGGCGTAGCGACCGGCGGCCTCGGCGGGGTCGAGTCCCGTGCCTTCGGTCCAGCCCGACACCACGACTTCGCCGCCTTTCGCGTCGAGGCTCACGAGCACGCTGCCGGGGTGTGCCTCGCTGATTTCGCCGACGATTTCGGGCGTCTCGACGGCGGCGGTCCCGAGGATGACGCGGTCCAGCCCGCGGTCGAGCAGCGAGACGGCGTCCTCGGCGGTCCGGATACCCCCGCCCAGCTGTACGTCGGCGTCGTCTCCCACCGCGTCGAGGACGGCGTCGATGGCCGCCGCGTTCTGGCGCTCGCCCTCGAACGCGCCGTCGAGGTCGACGAGGTGGAGCGTCCGCGCGCCGGCGTCGACCCACCGCCGTGCGGCCTCGACCGGGTCGCCGTAGGTCTTCTCGGTGCCGCGCTCGCCGCCGACCAGCTGGACCACCTGTCCGTCCTGCATGTCGACCGCGGGGACGACCTCGAACTCGGGAAACATGGGCAGTGGTCCGGCGGCGGCCGTCGAAAGCGTGTCGGTCCGGTTCTCGCTCGGTGCGCGACTTCCCGGCCGACCCCCATCCTTTTACGGTGTGCTGGGAAAGGTCCGCTATGGGTACTGCCACAGTCGTCCTCACACCGCTGGCCCGTCGGCTCGAAGCAGTCATGTTCGGGCCCTACGAGCGCGAGTACCGGCTGTTCGAACGGGCCGTGCTGGTCGTCGCTGCCGGCCTGACGTTGGCTTGGGGGCTGTCCGCGTTCGGCGTCCTGTCGCTAGAGGCCGGTACGGCCTCGCTGCTCGCGGGCGCGGCGAGCGTCGCCATCTCGGCGTTCGTCGTCGTCGGCATCCTGCAGTTCCTCGTCCTCGCGAACGTCCTCCAACGGACCAACGAGGACATCGCCACCAAGGCCGCCGAACTCGAAGCGGCCGCGGAGCAACTGGAGACGACCGCCGAGGAACTGGAGACGACCGCCGACGAAGTCGAGACCGCCGCGGAGACGGTCGACGAGGCCGCTGACGACGTCGAGCAGACCGCCGACGAGGTCGAACGGACGGCCGGCGAGGTGGAGCGGACCGCGGACGAGGTGGAGGAAACCGTCGACGAGGTCGAGCAGACGGCCGAGACGGTCGAACAGACCGCGACCCAAACGGGCGACGAGGACGCTGCCGAGACGGTCACCGACGTGAAAGACAGAACGACCGAAGTGAAAGACAGGACGACCGAGGTCAAGGACAAGGCGACGGAAGCGAAAGACAGGACGACTGCGGTCAGGGGCAAGACGACCGAGGTCAGAGACAGGACCAGCGACGCGAAGCGGACCGCCGAATCGGTCACAGACGAGGTCGAGGCGGCCAAGGAGACGGCCAGCGAGGTCGAGGAGACGGCGGCGGCGGTCGAGGAGACGGTTCCGGCCGACGACCCCGGGGACGAGGGCGGCGAATCCGGCACCGACGGCGAGCGGTCGTCGTAGGGGCAGCCCCGGCGGGGCAAACGACTGCCCGTTCGGTACGTTTTAACGGGGTGAGGGACTGGCACCTGTATGGTCGAAGTTCTCTTTGCCCTCGGTGTTCTGGTGGCTATCTTCGTCGGTTTCAACATCGGGGGGTCCTCCACGGGTGTCGCGTTCGGGCCCGCGGTCGGGTCGAACACGCTCTCGAAGCTCTCGGCGGCGGCCCTGATGACCGTCTTCGCCATGGCCGGCGGGCTCCTCGTCGGGCCGGCCGTCGTCCAGAGCCTGGGCAGCGACCTCGTGGCGACGCAGTTCTCGCCGCTTATCAGCATCGTCGTCCTGTTTTTCATCGGCGTCGCCCTGTTCCTCTCGAACGTGGTCGGGGTCCCGGCGTCGACATCGATGACGGCCGTCGGCGCTATCGCCGGGCTCGGCCTCGCCCGCGGGACGCTGAACGCCGCCCTGATGCTCGAAATCGTCTCCTGGTGGCTCGTCTCGCCCATCATCGCGTTCTGGGTCAGCGGCGTCATCGGCCGGTACTTCTACCCGCGGCTCGTCGAGCTGTTCGCCGTCTCACAGAGCGACGGCGCGTTGCTCGATTTCGACCGCTCCGGCGCGATACCTCGCCCCTCGCTGGGCGACAACACGACTCTCCGTGAGTTCGT
Proteins encoded in this region:
- a CDS encoding class I SAM-dependent methyltransferase; the protein is MDRNEVRRAWDSVSEAYAERRDPSGSDAALLDDLLERLPDAPTVLDVGCGDGARTLANLPPGSVGLDFSRVGLALAAETVPESRLVQGDMTALPLATDSVDAVTAYHAVFHVPRDQHPAVYREFARVLRPGGTVLMTLPSGRFETVRRGWMGGSMFFSAPGRRATLDQLADAGFTGTETVTATDPLGSDSEFVFATLAAD
- the hisA gene encoding 1-(5-phosphoribosyl)-5-[(5-phosphoribosylamino)methylideneamino]imidazole-4-carboxamide isomerase, translating into MFPEFEVVPAVDMQDGQVVQLVGGERGTEKTYGDPVEAARRWVDAGARTLHLVDLDGAFEGERQNAAAIDAVLDAVGDDADVQLGGGIRTAEDAVSLLDRGLDRVILGTAAVETPEIVGEISEAHPGSVLVSLDAKGGEVVVSGWTEGTGLDPAEAAGRYADLGAGGILFTDVDVEGQLEGVRTNPVRRLVEAVDVPVVASGGVATVDDVLALRSAGAAAVVVGSALYEGQFTLAAAMAALGESSD